One genomic segment of Sander lucioperca isolate FBNREF2018 chromosome 10, SLUC_FBN_1.2, whole genome shotgun sequence includes these proteins:
- the cxcr3.1 gene encoding C-X-C chemokine receptor type 3.1 yields the protein MDGLKWDGESDLDGLDDLLEYNYSDNNYSCCEGSDVCDLQDGMHFEAMFIPVLYSVAFIVGVLGNGVLLGVLVQSRRTWSVTDTFILHLGVADVLLLVTLPLWAAQSAQDRGWTFGTPLCKITGAVFTVNFYCGIFLLACISLDRYMSIVHATQMYSRRKPWVVQVSCLAVWLFSILLSIPDWIFLDAVRDERRLKTECVSNYFLFNSESVNDWRLASRLLYHSVGFLLPSAILIFCYSCILRRLRCGSQGLQKQKAFKVIVAVVVVFFLCWTPYNITLMVDTVHSNTTSGGCGVRTFLEKAKIVTSTVGYLHCSLNPILYAFVGVKFRRQLLDILRSLGCKLKTTAKLQSVGTSRRSSIWSESADTSNSIAI from the exons ATGGATGGCTTGAAATGGGACGGGGAAAGCGACCTTGACGGGCTTGATGACTTATTGGAGTATAACTACTCTGATAATAATTACAGTTGTTGCGAGGGGAGTGATGTGTGCGACCTACAAGACGGCATGCATTTTGAGGCGATGTTCATCCCAGTTCTATACTCTGTGGCATTTATTGTGGGTGTCCTGGGGAACGGAGTGCTGCTGGGAGTTCTGGTTCAAAGCAGGAGGACCTGGAGTGTGACAGACACCTTCATTCTCCATCTGGGTGTGGCAGATGTCCTGCTGCTGGTGACGCTACCCCTCTGGGCTGCACAGTCCGCTCAAGATAGAGGATGGACCTTTGGCACTCCTCTCTGTAAGATCACTGGAGCTGTTTTTACG GTCAACTTCTACTGTGGGATCTTTCTGCTGGCCTGCATCAGTCTGGACCGGTACATGTCTATCGTCCACGCCACCCAGATGTATTCCCGCAGAAAGCCCTGGGTCGTTCAGGTCAGCTGCTTGGCAGTGTGGCTCTTCTCCATTCTCCTCTCGATCCCAGACTGGATCTTTTTGGACGCTGTGAGGGATGAAAGACGACTAAAAACAGAGTGCGTTTCCAACTACTTTCTCTTCAACTCTGAGTCAGTAAATGACTGGAGACTGGCATcacgcctgctctaccactcgGTAGGCTTCCTGCTACCTTCAGCCATCCTGATCTTCTGCTACTCCTGCATCCTGCGGCGGCTGCGGTGCGGCTCTCAGGGCCTCCAAAAGCAGAAAGCTTTTAAGGTCATTGTGGCCGTGGTGGTGGTTTTCTTTCTCTGCTGGACGCCATACAACATCACACTCATGGTGGACACAGTTCATTCCAACACCACCAGCGGGGGCTGCGGAGTCAGAACATTTCTGGAGAAAGCCAAGATAGTCACCTCCACCGTCGGTTACCTCCACTGCAGCCTCAATCCCATCCTGTATGCCTTTGTGGGTGTGAAGTTCCGGCGTCAGCTCCTGGACATCCTGAGGTCTCTGGGCTGCAAGCTTAAGACAACTGCTAAACTGCAATCTGTTGGTACCAGCAGGAGAAGCTCCATTTGGTCTGAGTCTGCCGATACCTCCAACTCCATTGCTAtctga